TGTGTAATGATGGTCACATACTCGAGTTCTAACCCTAAATAATGATATAAGCTAATAAGCATATATATTCCAATGATAAATAAGATTTAATTGCAGACTTCTTCATCCTCACACATTAGTAAGTCTCGACTGACCTAGGGTAAAATTTAGAGGGAGCACACCTCATTAAGGGCAGCTAAATTTTAGAATTAAGGATTAAACAttgtaaaattttatttattaccataactttaaattaaaattttaaaataatttaGTAAGCTCATTGTATTGTGGATGCGCAATGGAAAAGAACATTAGCCAAGTTGGGCAAAGTGTGTTATGAAAACTTTTTTGGAGGTATGACAACATTGTTAGGGCATAACTGGAGAAGCACAACTTAATAGCAACAACTTAATGAAACAACCATATAGCATTATCATAAGTTGATGATAGAGAGCTAAAAAATTTTACAAGTGAGAAAATGATAGAGGACAACCATTGTGGAGTGTTGTGCGAGATCTAGAATAAATCAACTTGAAAATCGATATGACATGCACACTCATCCATTGCATGCCACAGGTAGTGTTCAACAAAACATAGTGACGTGCAGTCGTGCACTATCAATGACGCATCTTTGATTATCGTGGTATGGCGTGCAAAGAATTTGGGAGCATAATGACGGGAGATAACTATAACTAAGACAATATGAGAACATGCATCACATGGCTATATCAATGAGTGGTTGGAGGATAATAAAAATAAAGTAAATTATACTTCTGGTGTGGTATATGTATTGAACCAATTAACTAAATATAATTCTTCAAGTCTAAGGGTGATTTGTTTATCACGTATGGTAACtagaacaatcaagaaaaaATGTACATCGCaagtattttctaaaaaataatattatagtaaataaatatataaatatttagtACTTCCAGTGTTTAcataaaaatatttaattttctcCTAAATTATTATCCAAAAATATACCATAAAATATAATAAAGAGCTTAGAAAAAAAGCTCTGACACAATCTAAACTCACCAACTGAATCGAACTCCACAGGAAACTTTTCTTTTAGGTGTATCAGACACGAAACACACTAATCGATTTCAAATGtgtggaagaagaaaatgaCAGAGAGTGAAATTGGTAAAAATAGCTAGAGAAAATGAAAGTCAAGAAAAGAGTTAGAGATAACAACAAAGACATGTTTGAAACTATCTATTGTCAATATGACACAACTCTGAAGTGAGCCAATTTCTGTAGTTAGGTGGGCCAAAGACGAAAAATGTACATAAACCAAAGTGTGAAAAATACAAATAGGTTAGACCGAATAAAAAACttatatataatttttctacggtaggtgaaaataaatataatattttttagaACCCCAACCTATTTTTTAATATAACTTTTTATTTAATCTATGCCTGTTTTAATTACTGTAATGAGGAGTGAAATCTAGGTTTGTTCGATGCTATCCATATGCTCTAAAAACTAGATCAAATAGGCTTGACTTTTTGCTTAGTAAAAATCAAATTATTGCAAGTCACAAATCAAAGTCCACCATCTAAGTTACAAGTTGTAGGCTTTGAAAATAACACGTACACGCACACATATATAAATGTATCTAATAACTAcataaaaattagaaaaagaCAAGCATGTATTCAAGGTGACCCTATATTACTATTAATCATCAAACTTAGTATTACGTGGTACAATATGCAACTATACTTATGGTGACCTAATATTCAATTCAATCCTCAAATTTAGATATTGCAAGTTAAAGTATTAAAATATGTCAACATTATATGAAACAAAGCAACTTAAAAATTGATGATTGATATGAACGCCTATACATGGAAACTGCAGGTAGTACTCTATGAGAGCGAACCAAAGATAAATAAAATGCCTAATACATCTCTTCagttaatttaaaaaaatattaaaaaaatatttaaaaaatactagctacccgcgctattagcgcgggTCACCTTGCTAATTATTATTTATAGCACAAAaactaaccaaacaaggccccGGTGGACTCAAACCTTTTGCCACCCAACATCCGCTCATCATGGACACGTCAAAACAGTGCCCGCCACTCCGGTCGGGTCTACTCAGCATGATCCCTACTCTACCCAACGCAACGCGAACAAGGAAAAAGGATAAAGGATAAGCATCAGCCGGCCACAGCAAAGCACAGGCTCGCTCCTCAGCGTCTATATATAGTGGGCTGCGCATGGTCAGGCTCCGGCGCAGCGAGCTGATTGGTCAGTGTAGTCTGTAGTGACCATCCTCGTAGTCATAGTCGGCACCGGCATCATGAGActcctcccgctcctcctccttgtcATCTGCTCGCCGTGGCCCCTGCTCCAATCCGCCGACGCCGGGAGGACGCTGgcggaggcaggggcggcgcggcggccgcgggtccGGGCGGTGAGCCTCGGCGGCTGGCTCGTGACGGAGGGCTGGGTCAAGCCGTCCCTCTTCGACGGCATCCCCAACAACGACCTCCTTGTACGTACCTCTGTATACAGAACTGCAATCACGAATGGCCTACCGTACCACAAAGATGTGTTAACTACTGACTGCACGCTGCGTCTTTGTGCAGGATGGCACCCAGCTCCAGTTCAAGTCCGTGGCCCGGAACAGGTACCTCGCCgccgagcagggcggcggcggcgccatcgtcgccgaccgGGAGCAGCCGTCGGGCTGGGAGACCTTCAAGGTCAGTTGATGGGTCGTCGGAAATGTCGCATGAGCGCCGTCACACACAGCCAGTTCGTTCCTCCTTGCATTGTACATACTACTGATGATCGCATTTATTTTTTTCCCGATCCGGTCCGTCCATGCAGCTATGGAGGATCAACGAGACGACGTTCAACTTCCGCGTGTTCGGCAACCAGTTCGTGGGCGTCGACATCTCCGGCAGAGTCGTCGCGACGGCCACCACGCCGGGCCCCTCGGAGACGTTCCAGCTCGTGCGCCGGGACGGCGACAAGACCCGGGTGCGCATCAGGGCGCCAAACGGGCTCTTCTTGCAGGTAATGAATATAATTAAGACAGTTAGAATTATAGTTGTCTAACATTCATTCAAAGAAGCTCATCTAACATTCAGAATTAAAATTTGTAGGTTTATCTGTGCTTGACAATATAGTGTTGATTTTTCATATGCTGTCAGGCAAAGACCATGGATTCGGTGACAGCGGACCACAGTGAGGACACAAACTGGGGTGACGATGACCCGTCAGTTTTTGTGACAAATAGTGTTGCCCATCTACAAGGGGAGTATCAGTTATGCAATGGCTATGGCATAAGAAAGGCCAGACAGGTGCTCAGGGTAAGAAATGACAGTGCTCATCTTATGTCAGCCTCCAGCCCTCCACCTGTTCTAAATTTATTTATCTGAATCTTTCATCTTTGACATCTTGGACATGCATACGATGTCGCACACTCTGCTTCATAAATTGAAGTGCGTGGAGTGGCTGCTCTGTTTACCCTTTAGAAACTCTTCTTTTTCGAAAAAATAATATTTGAAGGCTAGTACAACGGAAAAATATTATTTGAATGCAGTACCCACTTTGAACTTTCCTGTTTGTTTTGCAGGATCACTGGCGCACATTCATAACCGAGAGCGACTTCAGTTTCATCGCGTCAAGCGGGCTGAACGCGGTGAGAATCCCCGTTGGGTGGTGGATTGCCAGCGACCCGCGCCCTCCACGTCCGTTCGTTGGAGGATCTCTCCGGGCCTTGGACAATGCATTCCGCTGGGCAGAGTAAGTGTCAAGTCTctccagatttttttttcagttgaACAAGGAAACACACACATACAGTATATATCAACCAAACTTTCTCTTTTGCTCCTTAAATTGTGTGTCATACATAGGAAGTACAACTTGGATATTATTGTGGACTTGCACGCTGCACCGGGGTCCCAAAACCCCTATGAGCACAGTGCAACCAGAGACGGCTCGCAAGAGTGGGGCACCAGAGATGAAAGCATTGCCCAAACCGTGCAGGTCATCGACTTCCTCGCATCAAGGTAACTGGATCACTGCACCATCATaacactactccctccgtcctaaaaaaaatacaattctAAGACCAAACACACAAACCAATAATAGTGTAAGATTACCAAAATACTCTTTGTCCTTTGTGGTGAGTGAATGAGATGTTAGTTGTCTTTTATGAGAATCTTCTAGAAACTAGCTTGTCTTTAGTGGTTGTTGGGTCAAAGTTAATATTTTTTGTGagacaaattttgaactctagaattgtatttattttgggacggagggagtaataatAAACTTAAGAGTTAATTGTAATTCCATTCTCATATTAAAGCTGAACATAGCCCATCAATTAATTAATGAAATTGATCGCGTGCACGATGGCCTATACATCGTCCAAATTTTTACCGGACCACCGGACGGACACTGCAGGTATGCGGAGAGTCCAAGTCTCCTGGCGGTGTCGCTGCTCAACTCGCCGCTGGCACCGGGCGCGACCCTCCGCAGCCTGACGAAGTACTACCGGCTCGGCTACGACGCCGTGCGGCGGCACACGCGGACGGCGTACGTGGTCATGCCGGCCaggct
This portion of the Panicum virgatum strain AP13 chromosome 2N, P.virgatum_v5, whole genome shotgun sequence genome encodes:
- the LOC120660996 gene encoding probable glucan 1,3-beta-glucosidase A is translated as MRLLPLLLLVICSPWPLLQSADAGRTLAEAGAARRPRVRAVSLGGWLVTEGWVKPSLFDGIPNNDLLDGTQLQFKSVARNRYLAAEQGGGGAIVADREQPSGWETFKLWRINETTFNFRVFGNQFVGVDISGRVVATATTPGPSETFQLVRRDGDKTRVRIRAPNGLFLQAKTMDSVTADHSEDTNWGDDDPSVFVTNSVAHLQGEYQLCNGYGIRKARQVLRDHWRTFITESDFSFIASSGLNAVRIPVGWWIASDPRPPRPFVGGSLRALDNAFRWAEKYNLDIIVDLHAAPGSQNPYEHSATRDGSQEWGTRDESIAQTVQVIDFLASRYAESPSLLAVSLLNSPLAPGATLRSLTKYYRLGYDAVRRHTRTAYVVMPARLAADDTELLGFAGRFSRAVLDVHYYNLFSGAFDRLTADDTELLGFAGRFSRAVLDVHYYNLFSGAFDRLTADENIDFVRRNRSSDLAAVTRRNGRPLTFVGEWVAEWNVRGASERDYQRFAQVQQDVYGRATFGWAYWMLKNVNHHWSMQWMIQNGYITLDSSRSRAIISPPDGDEQMEMESAGRLKQDAVQAS